A window of Tautonia plasticadhaerens contains these coding sequences:
- a CDS encoding gamma carbonic anhydrase family protein: MVHADPGVPCVIGRRVTVGHRAILHGCIVEDDCLIGMGAILLNGVRVGSGSVVGAGAMLTEGTEVPPDSLVLGVPGKVVRQVDEAMRGRIDHAWRHYVEEARRHRDGDFPIAPPTMKG, translated from the coding sequence ATGGTCCACGCCGACCCGGGCGTCCCCTGCGTCATCGGGCGTCGGGTCACGGTGGGGCACCGGGCCATCCTCCACGGCTGCATCGTCGAGGACGACTGCCTGATCGGGATGGGGGCGATCCTGCTCAACGGCGTCCGGGTCGGCAGCGGCTCGGTCGTCGGAGCGGGGGCGATGCTGACCGAGGGGACGGAGGTCCCTCCCGACTCCCTGGTTCTGGGCGTGCCCGGCAAGGTCGTTCGGCAGGTCGACGAGGCGATGCGAGGGCGGATCGACCACGCCTGGCGGCATTACGTGGAGGAGGCCCGGCGGCATCGGGACGGCGACTTCCCGATCGCACCTCCGACGATGAAGGGCTGA
- a CDS encoding tautomerase family protein: MPLVQVKVIEGVFTEAQKQEMIRKLTDAMVSIEGENMRAVTSVIVEEVKSGSWGIGGKALTTADVREIAAGKAPSGPGS, encoded by the coding sequence ATGCCACTGGTCCAGGTGAAGGTTATCGAGGGCGTCTTCACGGAGGCCCAGAAGCAGGAGATGATCCGCAAGCTCACCGACGCCATGGTCTCCATCGAGGGGGAGAACATGCGCGCCGTCACCTCGGTCATCGTCGAGGAGGTCAAGAGCGGCAGTTGGGGCATCGGCGGCAAGGCGCTCACGACGGCGGATGTCCGGGAGATCGCCGCCGGGAAGGCGCCCTCCGGGCCCGGCTCCTGA
- the fae gene encoding formaldehyde-activating enzyme codes for MSERIILRTGEALVEGDEDHLAAEPEVVIGELDGPVGHALANLIGDQVKGHTKVFAILNSDVQVRPVTVMVSKVTVKDAKYTNILMGTVQAAVANGVLDAVRAGDIPRDKANDLGIIYSAWLDPAVTEVASLDHEALFRVHREATAKVIRKAMRHEPSIDWLLENQDKVEHYYHKLGLDGEL; via the coding sequence ATGAGCGAGCGGATCATCCTGCGGACGGGCGAGGCCCTGGTTGAGGGCGATGAGGACCACCTGGCCGCCGAGCCGGAGGTCGTCATCGGCGAACTCGACGGCCCGGTCGGGCACGCCCTGGCCAACCTCATCGGCGATCAGGTCAAGGGGCACACCAAGGTCTTCGCCATCCTCAACAGCGACGTGCAGGTCCGACCGGTGACCGTGATGGTCTCCAAGGTGACGGTCAAGGACGCCAAGTACACCAACATCCTGATGGGCACCGTCCAGGCGGCCGTCGCCAACGGGGTGCTCGATGCCGTCCGGGCCGGCGACATCCCCAGGGACAAGGCCAACGACCTGGGCATCATCTACTCGGCCTGGCTGGACCCGGCGGTGACCGAGGTGGCGTCCCTGGACCACGAGGCGTTGTTCCGGGTCCACCGGGAGGCGACCGCCAAGGTCATCCGCAAGGCGATGCGGCACGAGCCGAGCATTGATTGGCTGCTGGAGAACCAGGACAAGGTGGAGCACTACTACCACAAGCTCGGGCTCGACGGGGAACTCTGA
- a CDS encoding TraR/DksA C4-type zinc finger protein, which translates to MAEIVARVHAKAKAFVDALEGMPRGARALTPRGHFARDYNTLRKLALDAEPELDERLLGKYVPVRTLASGEEVSEASFIEIEVYARQIMEQMALLLPSGAAIPSSEGSGRNHRDLQPPPKAGKPWSRVEDDELVDAFDAGRPVRELAKAHGRTDGAIRSRLMRLGKLKPETDGPENPIPVRLATPAQGDAVTPHSSPQCDRSPETSTLVARPGEETDRDTIESSIPVRPCARCGRTIPPERLEAIPGADLCVDCQLGRESEPSNPRVTNYECPRCASHGLSAPMVWRTARDPSITGYFLGCSRFPECRYVDKS; encoded by the coding sequence TTGGCCGAGATCGTTGCTCGCGTCCACGCCAAGGCAAAGGCGTTTGTCGATGCCCTGGAGGGCATGCCACGGGGAGCCCGCGCCCTGACACCCCGAGGCCACTTCGCACGAGACTACAACACCCTCCGCAAGCTGGCCTTGGATGCCGAACCCGAGTTGGATGAGCGCCTCCTGGGCAAGTACGTCCCCGTCCGGACGTTGGCCTCCGGCGAGGAGGTCAGCGAGGCCAGCTTCATCGAGATCGAGGTATACGCCCGGCAAATCATGGAACAGATGGCCTTGCTCCTGCCCTCCGGCGCTGCCATCCCATCCAGCGAAGGATCAGGTCGTAATCATCGAGACCTCCAGCCGCCGCCGAAGGCGGGGAAGCCCTGGAGTCGCGTCGAGGACGATGAGTTGGTCGACGCATTCGACGCAGGCCGTCCGGTCCGTGAATTGGCGAAGGCCCATGGTCGTACGGACGGTGCCATCCGCAGCCGACTGATGCGACTCGGGAAGCTCAAGCCCGAGACGGACGGCCCTGAGAATCCGATCCCCGTGCGGCTCGCCACGCCGGCCCAGGGGGATGCGGTTACCCCCCACAGCAGCCCGCAATGTGACCGGTCTCCCGAAACGTCAACCCTGGTCGCACGACCCGGCGAAGAGACGGACCGGGACACGATCGAATCCAGCATCCCGGTCCGGCCCTGTGCGCGGTGCGGGCGAACCATCCCCCCCGAGCGGCTGGAGGCGATCCCGGGAGCGGACCTCTGCGTGGACTGTCAGCTTGGCAGGGAATCCGAGCCGTCGAACCCCCGGGTCACGAATTACGAGTGCCCACGTTGCGCGAGCCACGGGCTCAGCGCTCCCATGGTCTGGCGCACGGCGCGTGACCCCTCGATCACCGGCTATTTCCTCGGGTGCAGCCGCTTCCCGGAGTGCCGTTATGTGGACAAAAGTTGA
- a CDS encoding amidohydrolase family protein — protein MHRRQFLRAAAASPLLASSGLVRAVEDDDRPPVVDTHLHCFAGPDDPRFPYHPDGPYQPEMPAPPERLLRLMAEAGVDYAVVVHPEPYQDDHRYLEHCVDVGGEKLKGTCLFFADEPGSIDRMTALVRRREGQIVAARIHAYAPDRLPPFGTPELRALWEQIGELGLAVQLHFEPRYAPGFEPLIEAFPGTTVIIDHLGRPFQGTPEEHAVVVGWSRFPNTIMKLSSLPERGQYPHRDIAPVNRSLTDAYGPDRLIYGGGFNAEATPESYRAYRERLRSYLTHLTAEQQAKVLGGNAARLFGFGAGGY, from the coding sequence ATGCACCGCCGCCAATTCCTCCGGGCCGCTGCCGCATCCCCGCTCCTGGCCTCGTCCGGGCTCGTCCGGGCCGTGGAAGACGACGATCGCCCGCCCGTGGTCGACACGCACCTGCACTGCTTCGCCGGACCGGACGACCCCCGCTTCCCCTACCATCCCGACGGACCGTATCAGCCGGAGATGCCGGCCCCGCCCGAGCGCCTGCTGCGGCTCATGGCCGAGGCGGGCGTGGACTACGCCGTCGTCGTCCACCCCGAGCCCTACCAGGACGACCACCGCTACCTGGAGCACTGCGTCGACGTGGGAGGGGAGAAGCTCAAGGGCACCTGCCTGTTCTTCGCCGACGAGCCCGGCTCGATCGACCGGATGACCGCACTGGTCAGGCGCCGGGAGGGGCAGATCGTCGCCGCCCGCATCCACGCCTACGCCCCCGACCGGCTGCCGCCCTTCGGCACCCCGGAGCTTCGGGCCCTCTGGGAGCAGATCGGCGAGTTGGGCCTTGCGGTGCAGCTTCACTTCGAGCCCCGCTACGCCCCCGGCTTCGAGCCGCTGATCGAGGCGTTCCCCGGGACGACGGTGATCATCGACCACCTGGGGCGGCCCTTCCAGGGCACGCCGGAGGAGCACGCCGTCGTGGTCGGCTGGTCCCGGTTCCCCAACACCATCATGAAGCTCTCGTCGCTTCCGGAGCGGGGCCAGTATCCCCACCGGGACATCGCCCCGGTGAACAGGTCGCTGACCGACGCCTACGGCCCCGACCGGCTGATCTACGGCGGCGGCTTCAACGCCGAGGCGACCCCGGAGTCGTATCGGGCCTACCGTGAGCGGCTGCGGTCGTACCTGACGCACCTGACCGCCGAGCAACAGGCGAAGGTCCTGGGCGGGAATGCGGCGAGGTTGTTCGGCTTCGGGGCAGGAGGCTATTGA
- a CDS encoding SMI1/KNR4 family protein, whose product MTEADLDRIEHALGFPLPASYRRFMVEYPRWLLDRQPAWHDPVTEWDFADDPGRVIEFNRFVRDQEPGTFFDDIPWPDDYLVIGNEADQNYYLIDRLSGEETVYRWSHEDGRLQVVAGSLPEFRDNLCLWFEEWNRSAEQDDG is encoded by the coding sequence ATGACGGAAGCCGACCTCGACCGCATCGAACACGCCCTCGGCTTCCCGCTGCCGGCGTCCTACCGCCGGTTCATGGTCGAGTATCCCCGATGGCTCCTGGACAGGCAGCCGGCGTGGCACGACCCGGTGACCGAGTGGGACTTCGCCGACGACCCCGGGCGGGTCATCGAGTTCAACCGGTTCGTGCGAGATCAGGAGCCGGGCACGTTCTTCGACGACATCCCCTGGCCGGACGATTATCTGGTCATCGGCAACGAAGCCGACCAGAACTACTACCTGATCGACCGGCTCAGTGGGGAAGAGACGGTCTACCGCTGGAGCCACGAGGACGGCCGGCTCCAGGTGGTCGCCGGGTCGCTGCCCGAGTTCCGGGACAACCTGTGCCTCTGGTTCGAGGAGTGGAATCGGTCAGCGGAGCAGGACGATGGCTGA
- a CDS encoding PadR family transcriptional regulator, with protein sequence MPADDLLGTFEQLVLLALLRLGEDAYGMTVRREIEQQAGRSASLGAVYATLDRLEAKGYVSSRSGDPTVERRGRAKRFFKVEPPGLEALRHTLQVIERMREGLGGAGQPIGGMA encoded by the coding sequence ATGCCCGCTGACGACCTGCTGGGGACATTCGAGCAACTGGTCCTGCTGGCCCTGCTGCGGCTGGGTGAGGACGCCTACGGCATGACCGTCCGGCGGGAGATCGAGCAACAAGCCGGGCGGTCGGCCTCGCTGGGGGCCGTCTACGCCACCCTCGACCGCCTGGAGGCCAAGGGCTACGTCTCGTCCCGCTCCGGCGACCCTACTGTGGAACGCCGGGGGCGAGCCAAACGCTTCTTCAAGGTCGAGCCGCCTGGCCTGGAAGCACTCCGGCACACCCTCCAGGTCATCGAGCGGATGCGGGAGGGGCTGGGGGGCGCCGGCCAGCCGATCGGGGGCATGGCATGA
- a CDS encoding DUF1257 domain-containing protein — protein MSHIVTIKTEVRDAEAVRAACKRLGLDEPVQGTIRLFSGESTGLLIRLPGWHYHAVVDLGTGQIDYDNYEGQWGEQRHLDAFLQAYALEKAKIEARKLGHSVHEQPLPDGSIKLVIQVAGGVS, from the coding sequence GTGAGCCACATCGTCACCATCAAGACCGAGGTCCGGGACGCCGAGGCGGTCAGGGCCGCCTGCAAGCGGTTGGGCCTCGACGAGCCGGTCCAGGGGACCATCCGACTCTTCTCCGGCGAGTCCACCGGCCTGCTCATCAGGCTGCCCGGCTGGCACTACCACGCCGTCGTGGACCTCGGCACCGGTCAGATCGACTACGACAACTACGAAGGCCAGTGGGGCGAGCAGCGACACCTGGACGCCTTCCTCCAGGCGTACGCCCTGGAGAAGGCCAAGATCGAGGCCCGCAAGCTGGGACACTCCGTCCACGAGCAGCCCCTCCCCGACGGGTCCATCAAGCTGGTGATCCAGGTCGCCGGAGGTGTCTCGTGA
- a CDS encoding DUF2997 domain-containing protein produces the protein MSKVIEITVGPKGETRVETKGFSGGECRIASQYVEQALGRRTAEQMTAEFYQGQQQASQGLRQSG, from the coding sequence GTGAGCAAGGTCATCGAGATCACCGTCGGCCCCAAGGGCGAGACCAGGGTCGAGACCAAGGGGTTCAGCGGGGGCGAGTGTCGCATCGCCAGCCAGTACGTCGAGCAGGCCCTCGGCCGGCGCACCGCCGAGCAGATGACCGCCGAGTTCTACCAAGGCCAGCAGCAGGCCAGCCAGGGCCTCCGGCAGTCGGGTTAA
- a CDS encoding recombinase family protein codes for MSDATRSPKLRPWHLDRAAFVYVRQSTPQQVLDHRESTDRQYALADRAVALGWPRDRVTTIDDDLGKSGQSIEGRPGFQRLLAEVALDNVGLILGLEMSRLARSNRDWHQLLELCARFRVLLADADAVYDPADHNDRLLLGLHGMLNEAELHVIKERMCQGRLNKARRGEPMGSPPLGYVRLASGEWAIDPDEQVQATVRLIFDRFDREGTLHGLLRYLVHHGVRIPIRPRHGPNRGGLEWRRPNRPTLSNVLHHPAYAGAYRFGHREVDPRRKRPGRPDTGKLVRRPEECLVLIRDRLPAYITWERFCDNQERLEANRARRDRPGAPRQGASLLAGLLRCGRCGRRMLVRYSGATGRYSYTCARGAADHAEPICQSLSGPALDGLVAGRVLAAVEPAALEASLAAVAEVERERSELARHWRLRLERAGCEADRAARQYQACEPENRLVGRELERRWEEALRAQRRLEDEHERWRGSAPGRLSPDDERTIRSLAGDLPAVWQATTTTPAERQRIARLLIDHVSVTVDKASERVDVTLHWSGGMTESHAMSRPVKRYDLLADYPRLVERLRGWRAERLSPAAMAERLNVEGFRPPKRAERFTRGMVQRLLWHLGLARTPFGSPAGLGRDEYRPSSLARRLGVSRDTVRRWVRVGWLTAHRDAQGHHVIWADGSELRRLRELRRLPRTWANKGRLAELTRPRPRPGR; via the coding sequence ATGAGTGACGCAACCCGCTCGCCCAAGCTCCGGCCCTGGCATCTCGACCGGGCGGCCTTCGTCTACGTCCGCCAATCCACACCCCAGCAGGTGCTCGACCACCGCGAGTCCACCGACCGGCAGTACGCCCTGGCCGACCGCGCCGTCGCCCTCGGGTGGCCACGGGACCGCGTCACCACGATCGACGACGACCTGGGCAAGAGCGGCCAGTCGATCGAGGGCCGGCCCGGGTTCCAGCGGCTGCTGGCCGAGGTGGCGCTCGACAACGTCGGGCTGATCCTCGGCCTGGAGATGAGCCGGCTGGCCCGGTCCAACCGCGACTGGCACCAGCTGCTCGAGCTCTGCGCCCGCTTCCGCGTGCTCCTGGCCGACGCCGACGCCGTCTACGACCCGGCCGACCACAACGACAGGCTCCTGCTGGGCCTGCACGGCATGTTGAACGAGGCAGAACTTCATGTCATCAAGGAGCGGATGTGCCAGGGCCGGCTCAACAAGGCCCGCCGGGGCGAGCCGATGGGCTCCCCGCCGCTGGGCTACGTACGCCTCGCCTCGGGCGAGTGGGCGATCGACCCCGACGAGCAGGTCCAGGCGACCGTGCGGCTGATCTTCGACCGGTTCGACCGCGAGGGTACCCTGCACGGCCTGCTCCGCTACCTGGTCCACCACGGGGTCCGCATCCCGATCCGACCCCGCCACGGCCCCAACCGCGGCGGGTTGGAGTGGCGGCGGCCGAACCGCCCGACGCTGTCGAACGTCCTGCACCACCCGGCCTACGCCGGTGCCTACCGGTTCGGCCACCGGGAGGTCGACCCGCGGCGCAAGCGGCCCGGGCGGCCCGACACCGGCAAGCTGGTCCGCCGCCCGGAGGAGTGCCTGGTGCTGATCCGCGACCGGCTGCCGGCCTACATCACCTGGGAGCGGTTCTGTGACAACCAGGAGCGGCTGGAGGCCAACCGGGCCCGCCGGGACCGCCCCGGCGCGCCGCGGCAGGGGGCCTCGCTGCTGGCCGGACTCCTGCGGTGCGGGCGGTGCGGCCGGCGGATGCTCGTGCGGTACTCGGGGGCGACGGGCCGGTACAGCTACACCTGTGCCCGCGGGGCGGCCGACCACGCCGAGCCGATCTGCCAGAGCCTCTCCGGGCCGGCGCTCGACGGGCTGGTCGCCGGCCGGGTCCTGGCGGCGGTGGAGCCGGCGGCGCTGGAGGCGAGCTTGGCGGCGGTGGCCGAGGTCGAGCGCGAGCGGTCCGAGCTGGCCCGGCACTGGCGGCTCCGCCTCGAACGCGCCGGCTGCGAGGCCGACCGCGCGGCCCGGCAGTACCAGGCCTGCGAGCCGGAGAATCGCCTGGTCGGCCGCGAGTTGGAGCGGCGCTGGGAGGAGGCGTTGAGGGCGCAGCGGCGCCTCGAGGACGAGCACGAGCGGTGGCGGGGGTCGGCCCCCGGTCGGCTCTCACCGGACGACGAGCGGACGATCCGGTCGCTGGCCGGCGACTTGCCGGCGGTGTGGCAGGCGACGACGACGACGCCCGCCGAGCGGCAGCGGATCGCCCGACTCCTGATTGACCACGTGTCCGTCACCGTGGACAAGGCGAGCGAGCGGGTCGATGTGACGCTCCACTGGTCCGGCGGCATGACCGAGTCGCACGCCATGTCCCGGCCGGTGAAGCGGTACGACCTCCTGGCCGACTACCCCCGACTGGTCGAGCGACTGCGGGGATGGCGCGCCGAGCGGCTCAGCCCGGCGGCGATGGCCGAGCGGCTCAACGTCGAGGGGTTCCGTCCCCCGAAGCGGGCCGAGCGGTTCACGCGGGGGATGGTGCAACGGCTGCTCTGGCACCTGGGGCTGGCCCGCACGCCCTTCGGCAGCCCGGCCGGCCTCGGCCGCGACGAATACCGGCCGTCGTCGCTGGCGCGTCGGCTGGGGGTGTCGCGAGACACGGTGCGGCGATGGGTGCGGGTCGGGTGGTTGACGGCGCATCGCGACGCCCAGGGCCACCACGTGATCTGGGCCGACGGGTCCGAGCTGCGGCGGCTGCGCGAGCTCCGCCGGCTGCCGCGGACGTGGGCGAACAAGGGGCGGCTTGCCGAACTGACCAGACCGAGGCCGCGCCCGGGACGGTAG
- a CDS encoding dihydrofolate reductase family protein: protein MRRLVYYVASTLDGFIAHEDGSFGGFAWDDELVAEFRESLDSFDAVLMGRKTYETCQADCTSSDRWCSTPGGGYDQRRRAA from the coding sequence GTGAGACGGCTCGTCTACTACGTGGCCTCGACACTCGACGGCTTCATCGCCCACGAGGACGGCTCCTTCGGCGGCTTCGCCTGGGACGACGAACTGGTCGCCGAGTTCCGGGAGTCGCTCGACTCGTTCGACGCCGTGCTGATGGGCCGCAAGACCTACGAGACGTGCCAAGCAGACTGCACCTCAAGCGACCGGTGGTGCAGCACCCCCGGCGGCGGTTACGATCAGCGCCGCCGCGCTGCTTGA
- a CDS encoding transglutaminase-like domain-containing protein, translated as MTYDKSDTGWGRGDALYACDVRRGNCTDFHALLIGMARSVGIPARFAIGLPLPGERGAGEVAGYHCWAEMYVGGRGWVPVDASEAAKEPARKDYFFGHHDEDRLEFSRGRHLTLEPPQQGPPLNFFVDPYAEVDGVPHGEIERRITFEDLDAPSTNAESGPEVGP; from the coding sequence ATGACCTACGACAAGAGCGACACCGGCTGGGGCCGGGGCGATGCGCTGTATGCCTGCGACGTGCGGCGGGGCAACTGCACCGACTTCCACGCCCTGCTGATCGGCATGGCCAGGTCCGTCGGCATCCCCGCCCGCTTCGCCATCGGCCTGCCGCTGCCGGGGGAGCGGGGCGCGGGCGAGGTCGCCGGCTACCACTGCTGGGCCGAGATGTATGTCGGGGGGCGGGGCTGGGTGCCGGTGGACGCCAGCGAGGCGGCCAAGGAGCCGGCCCGCAAGGACTACTTCTTCGGGCACCACGACGAGGACCGGCTGGAGTTCAGCCGGGGCCGGCACCTGACGCTGGAGCCCCCGCAGCAGGGGCCGCCGCTGAACTTCTTCGTCGATCCGTATGCCGAGGTCGACGGCGTGCCCCACGGGGAGATCGAGCGACGCATCACGTTCGAGGACCTGGACGCCCCGTCGACGAATGCGGAATCGGGGCCGGAGGTAGGCCCATGA
- a CDS encoding alpha/beta hydrolase, with the protein MKIAVACSLALSLIAGAALAQSPDDAYRLGSDSEPHDGVPRGEVVGPLTLASEVYPGTTRHYWVYVPAQYDPDEPACLMVFQDGHAFLGPEGNYRIPTVFDNLIYRREMPVTLGVFINPGHTADQPEATDADWGDRTTNRRVEYNALDDTYSRLIVEELLPALKRDYAISDDPECRAISGASSGAICAFTVAWHRPDQFRKVISTIGSYVNIMGGHVYPDLVREAEPRPIRIFLQDGMNDNRGVRRGGRYDPQWDWFAQNLKMAEALEEKGYDVSYVWGIGTHSNKHGGAIMPEMLRWLWRDHPREDDPAVRGPLVPKEAEESASAGTDTDERP; encoded by the coding sequence ATGAAGATCGCCGTCGCCTGCTCGCTCGCCCTCTCCCTGATCGCCGGGGCCGCCCTCGCCCAGTCCCCCGACGACGCCTACAGGCTCGGCTCCGACTCCGAGCCGCACGACGGGGTGCCCCGGGGCGAGGTCGTCGGCCCGCTCACGCTGGCCAGCGAGGTCTACCCGGGCACCACCCGCCACTACTGGGTCTACGTCCCGGCCCAGTACGACCCCGACGAGCCCGCCTGCCTGATGGTCTTCCAGGACGGCCACGCCTTCCTCGGCCCGGAGGGCAATTACCGCATCCCCACCGTCTTCGACAACCTCATCTACCGCCGGGAGATGCCGGTCACCCTCGGCGTCTTCATCAACCCCGGCCACACGGCCGACCAGCCGGAGGCCACCGACGCCGACTGGGGCGACCGGACCACCAACCGCCGGGTCGAGTACAACGCCCTGGACGACACCTACTCCCGGCTCATCGTCGAGGAGTTGCTCCCGGCCCTCAAGCGGGACTACGCCATCTCCGACGACCCGGAATGCCGCGCCATCTCCGGGGCCAGTTCGGGGGCGATCTGCGCGTTCACCGTGGCCTGGCACCGGCCCGACCAGTTCCGCAAGGTCATCAGCACGATCGGCAGCTACGTCAACATCATGGGCGGCCACGTCTACCCCGATCTGGTCCGAGAGGCCGAGCCCAGGCCGATCCGCATCTTCCTCCAGGACGGGATGAACGACAACCGGGGCGTCCGGCGTGGGGGCCGCTACGACCCGCAGTGGGACTGGTTCGCCCAGAACCTCAAGATGGCCGAGGCGCTGGAGGAGAAGGGCTACGACGTGAGCTACGTGTGGGGGATCGGCACGCACTCCAACAAGCACGGCGGGGCGATCATGCCCGAGATGCTGCGCTGGCTGTGGCGGGACCACCCGAGGGAGGACGACCCGGCGGTGCGGGGGCCGCTGGTGCCGAAGGAGGCCGAGGAGTCGGCGAGTGCAGGGACGGACACCGACGAGCGGCCGTAG